One genomic region from Caldicoprobacter guelmensis encodes:
- a CDS encoding DHH family phosphoesterase, protein MKKPTVKGLNVPENPIYLAVILVLSLVVWHFSWEIGLAALFLFACLVYYNWKITRRRRIEWTRYLENLSENIDWSTKNAVFSVPMPFVVVELDGTINWYNPRFGQLFEGESLFGKNIKNYIPKLDLYALIKNKEGDSVQIELKGRKYRLFCTPLGINGYKESRKIIVFMYLQDVTEEALLKEKYHDERLVVMLVQIDNYDEVMSNTDEAKRPVVLAEIEATLSQWAISLNAGWKKFDRDKFVVFAEAKALKALEENKFPILDAVRAISAGNRIPITLSIGVGADGKTPLELSHYAQVALDLALGRGGDQVVVKRGTRLFFYGGKTKEVEKRTKVKSRVIANALKELILQSWGVFIMGHEAADLDCLGAALGIYRCTRQVGKPAYIVMSRANPSIKPLMSRLLEDEEYRNSFITADEALLKADRQAVLVVVDVHRPAFVEEPRLLTVVDKVVVIDHHRRSAEAIENATLMYLEPYASSTSELVTEIVQYFDEKVELKPIEADALLAGITVDTKNFIFKTGVRTFEAASYLRRAGADPAAVRHLFQDDLETFLSRAEVVKNAQVIAPGVALAYCPPNIKNGSLIAAQAADSLLTIKGIHTSFVLYPSGDGVMISGRSLGNINVQMVLERLGGGGHLTVAGAQLGSISLEEARQKVIKALKDYLEEGK, encoded by the coding sequence TATCTGAAAATATAGACTGGTCTACAAAAAATGCGGTGTTTAGCGTTCCTATGCCCTTTGTGGTAGTGGAGCTGGATGGAACTATAAACTGGTATAACCCTAGGTTTGGACAGTTGTTTGAAGGGGAAAGCTTGTTTGGCAAAAATATAAAGAATTATATCCCCAAGCTTGACCTTTATGCTTTGATTAAAAATAAAGAAGGGGATAGCGTACAAATAGAGCTAAAGGGTAGGAAGTACCGCTTGTTTTGTACGCCATTAGGCATTAATGGTTACAAAGAGAGCCGTAAAATTATCGTTTTTATGTATTTGCAGGATGTAACTGAAGAGGCCTTGCTGAAGGAAAAGTATCATGATGAACGGCTAGTGGTCATGCTGGTGCAGATTGACAATTATGATGAGGTGATGAGCAACACCGATGAGGCAAAGCGGCCGGTGGTACTTGCTGAAATTGAGGCTACTTTGAGTCAATGGGCTATTTCCCTCAATGCTGGCTGGAAAAAATTTGACCGTGATAAATTTGTGGTTTTTGCTGAAGCTAAGGCGCTCAAGGCATTGGAAGAGAATAAGTTTCCAATACTTGATGCCGTTAGGGCTATCAGTGCAGGCAACAGGATTCCTATAACGTTGAGCATAGGGGTGGGAGCAGATGGCAAAACCCCTCTGGAGCTTAGCCATTATGCGCAGGTTGCCCTTGATCTGGCGTTGGGGCGTGGAGGCGACCAGGTGGTAGTAAAGCGGGGAACTAGGCTGTTTTTTTATGGAGGCAAGACCAAAGAGGTCGAGAAGCGAACCAAGGTTAAATCCAGAGTAATTGCCAATGCTCTCAAGGAGCTGATATTGCAGTCATGGGGAGTTTTTATCATGGGACACGAGGCTGCCGACCTGGACTGTTTAGGTGCAGCTTTGGGTATTTACCGATGTACTCGCCAGGTAGGTAAACCGGCTTATATAGTGATGAGCCGAGCTAATCCTTCCATAAAACCTTTAATGAGTAGGCTCTTGGAAGATGAAGAATACCGCAATTCTTTCATAACAGCTGATGAGGCTTTGCTCAAAGCGGATCGCCAGGCGGTGTTAGTGGTGGTAGATGTACATCGTCCAGCTTTTGTGGAGGAGCCACGGCTTTTAACTGTCGTAGACAAGGTGGTGGTAATAGATCATCATAGAAGGAGTGCCGAGGCAATAGAAAACGCCACTTTGATGTATTTAGAACCCTATGCCTCTTCTACCAGTGAATTGGTTACCGAGATAGTACAGTATTTCGACGAGAAAGTAGAGCTTAAGCCCATAGAGGCTGATGCCTTGCTTGCTGGAATTACGGTGGACACCAAAAATTTTATATTTAAAACTGGCGTGCGTACCTTTGAAGCTGCTTCTTACCTCAGGCGGGCTGGTGCTGACCCTGCAGCAGTGCGCCATTTGTTCCAAGATGACCTTGAGACTTTTTTGAGCCGTGCTGAAGTGGTTAAAAATGCTCAGGTAATTGCTCCTGGTGTGGCTCTGGCGTATTGCCCGCCCAATATCAAAAACGGTTCGTTGATTGCTGCTCAGGCTGCCGATAGCCTGCTTACCATAAAGGGTATACACACATCCTTTGTGCTGTATCCCAGCGGTGATGGTGTCATGATAAGTGGTAGGTCTTTGGGGAATATAAATGTTCAGATGGTGTTGGAAAGACTGGGAGGGGGAGGGCATTTGACGGTTGCAGGAGCGCAGCTGGGCAGTATAAGCCTTGAGGAGGCTCGCCAGAAAGTTATTAAAGCGCTTAAAGATTATTTAGAGGAGGGAAAATGA
- the rplI gene encoding 50S ribosomal protein L9 translates to MKVILLQDVKGQGKQGDVVNVSDGYARNYLFPRGLAIEATEHNLKALKEKKQAEARRKEHELAEAQKLANALSGLTVVIKARSGSEGRLFGSVTNKEIAEELKRQHNVDIDKKKIVLLEPIKSTGNYVVTVKVYPEVTATLTVKVEAE, encoded by the coding sequence ATGAAGGTGATTTTGCTTCAGGATGTGAAAGGACAAGGAAAACAGGGCGACGTGGTGAATGTGAGCGATGGGTATGCTAGAAACTATCTTTTTCCAAGGGGATTGGCTATAGAGGCTACCGAGCACAATTTAAAGGCGCTTAAAGAAAAGAAGCAAGCAGAGGCTAGACGAAAAGAGCATGAGCTGGCGGAAGCACAAAAGCTGGCCAATGCCCTTTCGGGTTTGACGGTGGTGATAAAGGCACGTAGCGGTAGCGAAGGCAGGCTGTTTGGGTCGGTGACCAACAAGGAGATTGCAGAAGAGCTCAAAAGGCAACACAACGTGGATATCGATAAGAAGAAAATCGTATTGCTTGAACCTATAAAGAGTACAGGAAACTATGTGGTGACGGTAAAGGTATATCCGGAAGTTACAGCTACGCTGACGGTAAAAGTTGAGGCGGAATGA
- the dnaB gene encoding replicative DNA helicase, with product MAELLHRIPPHNLEAEQSVLGSMLIDAEAVSVAAGSLKAEDFYSEAHKEIFEAMLNLYDRGEPVDLVTVVEELRQRGTLEGVGGAAYISDLSVAVPSTANLKYYIQIVGEKSILRQLIAASNEIIKDSYEAQEELDIILDRAEKRIFEISQRQTTNYFEPIKTILLETYAKIEELSKKKGGVIGLPTGFHEFDQKTSGLHPSDLILVAARPSMGKTSFVLNIAQYVALRQKVPVAIFSLEMSKEQLVQRMLSSEANVELQKIRTGNLSEEDWLKLVRAAGPLSQAPIYIDDTGGLSVMEIRSKARRLKMEKGLGLLVIDYLQLMSGRGRAENRQQEISEISRSLKALARELKVPVIALSQLSRAPEARTQHRPMLSDLRESGAIEQDADLVVFIYRDEYYNPDTDKKNIAEIIIAKQRNGPTGTVELVWLGQYTKFANYEKSRQEEY from the coding sequence ATGGCTGAGTTGCTCCACCGTATACCTCCTCACAATCTGGAAGCCGAGCAATCGGTACTGGGGTCAATGCTGATTGATGCTGAAGCCGTTTCAGTGGCAGCAGGGTCTTTGAAAGCAGAGGATTTTTATTCTGAAGCCCATAAAGAAATATTTGAGGCCATGCTTAATCTGTATGACCGTGGTGAACCTGTGGATTTAGTTACTGTTGTGGAAGAATTAAGGCAGAGGGGTACATTGGAAGGGGTTGGGGGCGCTGCGTATATATCTGACCTTTCTGTGGCTGTCCCTAGTACAGCCAATTTGAAATACTACATACAGATAGTGGGAGAAAAGTCGATACTGCGCCAGCTTATCGCGGCGTCAAACGAGATTATAAAGGACAGCTATGAGGCGCAGGAAGAGCTGGACATCATATTGGACAGGGCAGAAAAGAGGATATTTGAAATATCACAGCGCCAGACCACAAATTACTTTGAGCCCATAAAAACCATTCTCCTTGAGACTTATGCAAAGATTGAGGAGCTTTCTAAGAAAAAGGGTGGAGTAATAGGTTTGCCTACGGGTTTCCATGAGTTTGACCAGAAAACTTCGGGACTTCATCCCTCTGACTTGATATTGGTGGCCGCCAGACCCTCAATGGGTAAAACCAGCTTTGTGCTCAATATTGCGCAGTATGTAGCTTTACGCCAAAAAGTGCCGGTTGCCATATTCAGCCTGGAGATGTCCAAAGAACAGCTGGTGCAGCGCATGTTGAGTTCAGAGGCCAATGTAGAACTGCAGAAGATTCGTACAGGGAATTTAAGTGAAGAAGATTGGTTAAAGCTGGTGAGGGCTGCTGGCCCGCTGTCACAGGCTCCCATATACATAGACGATACGGGTGGGCTTTCGGTCATGGAGATACGCTCCAAGGCCCGCAGGCTTAAGATGGAGAAGGGCTTGGGATTGCTGGTCATTGACTATTTGCAGCTCATGTCAGGCAGGGGAAGAGCAGAAAACCGCCAGCAGGAGATATCGGAGATTTCCCGTTCGCTGAAAGCCTTGGCCAGAGAGTTGAAAGTTCCCGTTATTGCGCTGTCGCAGCTCAGCCGTGCTCCAGAAGCTAGGACTCAGCACCGCCCCATGTTAAGTGACCTGCGCGAATCGGGAGCAATTGAACAGGATGCTGACTTGGTTGTATTTATATACAGGGACGAGTATTACAACCCCGATACTGATAAGAAGAATATAGCCGAGATAATAATTGCCAAACAGCGAAACGGTCCTACGGGCACTGTTGAACTGGTATGGTTGGGACAATACACCAAATTTGCAAACTACGAAAAAAGCCGTCAGGAAGAATACTGA
- a CDS encoding helix-turn-helix domain-containing protein, whose amino-acid sequence MFSKRLKELRKEHKMTQTELGKILGLSTSAIGMYEQGRRDPDSFTLQKIADTFNVTVDYLLGRSDIRNPYTCINNKNSEKDNKKYYYIIADENEFISVKELCEFISKNKKKR is encoded by the coding sequence ATGTTTTCAAAAAGATTAAAAGAATTAAGAAAAGAACATAAAATGACGCAAACAGAATTGGGAAAAATCCTTGGACTTAGTACATCAGCAATTGGAATGTACGAACAGGGGAGGCGCGATCCCGATTCATTTACCTTGCAAAAAATTGCAGATACCTTTAATGTAACAGTAGACTATTTATTAGGTCGGTCTGATATACGAAACCCTTATACTTGTATTAACAATAAAAATTCAGAAAAAGACAATAAAAAATATTACTACATAATAGCCGACGAAAACGAATTTATATCAGTTAAAGAACTGTGTGAATTCATAAGTAAAAACAAAAAGAAAAGGTAA
- a CDS encoding ABC transporter substrate-binding protein: MKIRKTIALVLVSLFVIILSISGCKAGTTSKEQENTPEENVGKEVQSEDTQKKTENAGEEKIEGFKEAPMLAQLVKEGKLPPVKERLPEEPLVYVEGTEVPVDNLPKLEIGKYGGTLRIVNPGSPGGGEWWAISREPLLNQPGFGTPGEKPVGNVLKDFDMSEDGKVFTFYMRKGLKWSDGHPVTTEDVRFAYEDVLLNEELTPVFPTWLANPDGTPCELEIVDEYTFRIKFKEPYALFPYTLSLHWQTWDSGPLLQPSHYMKKFHIKYTPLEELKPLLEENGLGENEWYRLYSLYSWGGGALEKTRIGCPTLAPYMLVDMPSAQVAILRRNPYYWKVDAAGNQLPYIDEIRADTVTTVDMLPMKIMGGEVDLARQAVSITEVALYKENEKKGGYRVIPLKFHCPIPITFNYSNPDPVWREIVWDTRFRQALNLAINREEIIDAVYHGFASPSKITPSEYDPEKANQLLDSMGLDKRDSEGWRLRPDGKRMELLIETSAPATDFIPMIELLVEYWKNIGIYTTMKQVESSLLSSRVQANETQVIVSSWFDLPVAQGNPYMLEWVFLNDRYKVSDGFHKWYTRFGKEGIEPPDSLKPVFELYRKIRASESFEEIGTYMDEWEKAMHDSLFLIVPVEDVMIPLIVSNRIKNVPEKGYQIMANFAGEVLFYGE, translated from the coding sequence ATGAAAATTAGAAAGACAATTGCATTAGTGTTGGTTTCTCTGTTTGTTATCATTCTTTCCATCAGTGGATGTAAAGCAGGGACAACTTCTAAAGAACAGGAAAACACTCCTGAAGAAAATGTTGGAAAAGAAGTACAATCAGAAGATACACAGAAGAAAACAGAAAACGCCGGGGAGGAAAAAATAGAGGGTTTTAAAGAAGCCCCAATGCTAGCTCAATTAGTAAAGGAAGGAAAATTGCCACCCGTAAAAGAGAGATTGCCTGAGGAACCGTTAGTTTATGTGGAGGGCACGGAAGTACCTGTTGACAATTTGCCTAAACTTGAAATAGGCAAGTATGGCGGAACATTAAGGATAGTTAACCCTGGCAGTCCAGGTGGTGGAGAATGGTGGGCTATTTCACGTGAACCGTTATTGAATCAGCCTGGCTTTGGTACTCCAGGAGAAAAACCCGTAGGTAATGTTTTAAAGGACTTTGATATGTCTGAAGATGGAAAAGTTTTCACTTTTTATATGAGAAAAGGGCTAAAATGGTCGGATGGTCATCCGGTGACGACAGAAGATGTTCGTTTTGCGTACGAAGACGTTCTGTTAAATGAAGAACTTACTCCAGTTTTTCCTACCTGGCTTGCAAATCCAGATGGTACACCCTGTGAATTGGAGATAGTAGATGAGTATACGTTCCGTATTAAATTTAAGGAACCATACGCATTGTTTCCCTACACTTTAAGTCTTCATTGGCAGACATGGGATTCTGGGCCTCTGCTCCAACCTAGCCATTATATGAAAAAGTTTCACATTAAATATACTCCATTAGAAGAATTAAAGCCTTTATTGGAGGAGAATGGTCTAGGAGAAAACGAATGGTATAGGTTATATAGCCTCTATTCCTGGGGAGGAGGGGCATTAGAGAAAACTCGAATTGGATGCCCGACTTTGGCTCCTTATATGTTGGTAGATATGCCGAGTGCTCAAGTGGCAATACTGAGGCGGAATCCCTATTACTGGAAGGTGGATGCTGCAGGAAACCAGTTGCCATATATAGATGAGATTAGGGCGGATACGGTTACTACGGTGGATATGCTTCCTATGAAGATAATGGGAGGAGAAGTTGATTTAGCGCGCCAGGCGGTATCCATAACCGAGGTAGCTCTATATAAAGAGAATGAGAAGAAAGGCGGTTATAGGGTAATACCTCTAAAATTCCATTGCCCCATTCCGATTACGTTTAACTATAGCAATCCGGATCCCGTATGGCGTGAGATAGTGTGGGATACGAGATTTCGACAGGCTTTGAACTTAGCCATCAATCGCGAGGAAATAATAGACGCAGTTTATCACGGCTTTGCCTCTCCATCAAAAATAACGCCCAGCGAGTATGATCCTGAAAAAGCAAATCAATTACTAGACAGCATGGGATTGGATAAGAGAGATTCTGAAGGCTGGCGGTTAAGACCCGATGGAAAAAGGATGGAACTTTTAATAGAAACAAGCGCTCCAGCTACCGACTTCATACCGATGATTGAGTTACTGGTTGAATACTGGAAAAATATAGGCATATATACGACGATGAAGCAAGTAGAGTCTTCACTGTTGAGTTCGCGTGTACAGGCGAATGAAACTCAAGTCATTGTTTCGAGCTGGTTTGATTTGCCTGTGGCGCAGGGTAATCCTTACATGTTAGAGTGGGTATTTCTAAATGATCGTTATAAGGTTTCAGACGGTTTCCATAAATGGTATACCAGATTCGGCAAAGAGGGAATAGAGCCGCCTGATTCACTTAAGCCTGTATTTGAACTTTACCGGAAAATACGAGCAAGTGAAAGCTTTGAAGAAATAGGAACTTATATGGACGAGTGGGAAAAGGCAATGCACGATTCTCTCTTCCTGATTGTACCTGTTGAAGACGTTATGATTCCTTTAATTGTTTCCAATAGGATAAAGAATGTTCCGGAGAAGGGATATCAAATTATGGCCAATTTTGCTGGCGAGGTACTTTTCTATGGTGAATAG
- a CDS encoding ABC transporter permease yields the protein MAGYVIRRFLSLIPLLFILSIIVFIIIELPPGDFLTVYIEQLKSSGVLISEEEVARLVKQYALDKPLHIRYVTWIKNIILHGDFGRSFRWNRPVVELIKERVALSVVISLFSIVFVWIIGVSIGIYSAVKQYSIFDYIFTFIGFIGVSIPGFLLALLVIWFAYTKFDIYISGLFSQQFVDAPWSLAKILDMLKHIWVPVVIIAVSGIAGNIRTMRANLLDELRKQYVTVARAKGLSETRLLIKYPIRIAVNPMISTIGWTLPAIFSGESLASIILNLPTIGPLLMQALLAQDMYLAGSLILIMGALTLVGTLISDILLAWADPRIRYGNTGGK from the coding sequence ATGGCTGGTTATGTGATTCGCAGATTTTTATCTTTGATCCCATTGCTGTTTATCCTTTCCATTATCGTCTTTATTATAATCGAACTTCCCCCAGGAGATTTCTTAACGGTCTACATAGAACAGTTAAAGAGTTCTGGAGTTTTAATCAGCGAGGAGGAAGTTGCCAGATTAGTTAAACAATACGCTTTGGATAAACCGCTGCATATCCGGTATGTTACCTGGATTAAAAATATAATTTTACACGGGGATTTTGGCCGTTCTTTCCGGTGGAATAGGCCAGTTGTTGAACTCATTAAAGAGAGAGTGGCTTTAAGTGTTGTGATTTCATTGTTTTCGATTGTGTTTGTATGGATTATAGGCGTTTCTATTGGAATTTATTCAGCCGTTAAACAGTATTCGATATTTGACTATATCTTCACATTTATAGGCTTTATTGGCGTTTCGATACCTGGCTTTCTGTTGGCTTTATTGGTTATTTGGTTTGCGTATACCAAATTTGACATATACATTAGCGGCCTTTTCTCTCAGCAGTTTGTGGATGCTCCTTGGAGTTTAGCTAAGATTTTGGATATGCTAAAACACATATGGGTGCCAGTGGTAATTATTGCAGTTTCGGGGATAGCGGGGAATATCCGCACTATGAGAGCGAACTTGCTGGATGAATTGAGAAAACAATATGTAACCGTTGCCAGGGCCAAAGGTTTGTCGGAGACGAGATTATTGATTAAATATCCTATTCGCATAGCTGTGAATCCAATGATTAGCACTATTGGCTGGACATTGCCGGCCATCTTTTCTGGTGAATCTTTAGCATCTATAATTCTGAATCTGCCAACTATAGGTCCTTTGCTCATGCAAGCGCTTTTGGCTCAGGATATGTATCTTGCAGGAAGCCTAATTTTGATAATGGGAGCCCTCACTTTGGTAGGTACTTTGATTTCTGATATTTTATTGGCCTGGGCTGACCCTCGAATCAGATATGGGAATACAGGGGGGAAATAA
- a CDS encoding ABC transporter permease — protein sequence MMQSFTKLARRKKEEIKKDEKLFLASQWQLMWWKFKRHKLAIVSMCILAFLYIIVLFCEFIAPYDPWERFEDYKNAPPQLVRFYSKEEGFRGPFVYGMKQEMDMETFRKVFVEDKSKKYGIRLFVRGSKYKLWGLFESDLHLFGSEDGPVFLFGTDELGRDLFSRVIYGARISLTIGLVGVFLSFILGTLLGGISGYFGGTIDEVIQRTIDFLVSIPTIPLWMALSAAIPQNWSVIRTYFAITIILSLVGWGGLARVVRGRLLSLREEDFILAARLIGASEWRIITRHMLPSFASHLIASITLSIPGMILGETSLSFIGLGLRPPAISWGVLLQDAQQVIAVAHYPWRLIPAFFIIVTVLSFNFLGDGLRDAADPYSR from the coding sequence ATGATGCAATCATTTACTAAACTCGCTAGAAGAAAAAAAGAAGAAATTAAAAAAGATGAGAAGTTATTTTTGGCCTCGCAATGGCAATTGATGTGGTGGAAATTTAAACGACACAAATTGGCCATAGTAAGCATGTGTATTTTGGCTTTCCTTTATATCATTGTCCTCTTTTGTGAGTTTATAGCGCCCTACGATCCATGGGAGCGGTTTGAAGATTATAAGAATGCGCCTCCTCAACTGGTACGTTTTTATTCTAAAGAAGAAGGGTTCCGAGGACCATTTGTATATGGGATGAAGCAAGAAATGGACATGGAGACTTTTCGCAAGGTTTTTGTTGAAGATAAAAGTAAAAAGTATGGTATTCGGTTGTTTGTCAGGGGGAGTAAATACAAATTGTGGGGTTTATTTGAAAGTGACTTGCATTTATTTGGGTCTGAAGATGGTCCGGTCTTTCTGTTTGGGACCGACGAATTAGGCAGAGATTTGTTTTCAAGGGTTATATATGGGGCGAGAATATCGTTAACTATTGGCTTGGTGGGGGTCTTTTTAAGCTTTATTTTGGGAACGCTGCTTGGAGGGATTTCGGGATATTTCGGAGGAACTATTGATGAGGTTATTCAACGCACTATAGACTTCCTCGTGTCTATCCCAACTATTCCATTATGGATGGCATTATCAGCAGCCATTCCACAAAATTGGTCAGTTATAAGAACCTATTTTGCTATTACTATAATACTTTCTCTCGTAGGCTGGGGTGGTCTGGCAAGAGTGGTACGTGGCAGGTTGCTGAGTTTGAGAGAAGAGGATTTCATTTTAGCAGCAAGGTTAATTGGTGCTAGTGAATGGAGGATAATAACCAGGCACATGTTGCCGTCTTTTGCCAGTCATTTGATAGCCTCTATTACTCTTTCTATACCTGGCATGATACTTGGGGAGACATCTTTAAGCTTCATAGGGTTGGGATTGAGACCGCCGGCCATTAGCTGGGGCGTACTGCTTCAGGATGCACAGCAGGTAATTGCCGTGGCTCATTATCCTTGGAGGCTTATTCCTGCGTTTTTCATAATAGTAACTGTCCTTTCTTTTAACTTTTTAGGTGATGGTTTGCGAGATGCAGCAGATCCTTATTCAAGATAA
- a CDS encoding ABC transporter ATP-binding protein, with protein sequence MGDNVLLEVKNLRTYFFLDEGVVKAVDGVNFKIEKGKTFGVVGESGCGKSITAQSILRILPPRGEIVEGEITLYREDGSVDLVKLNPKGQEIRDIRGKEIAMVFQEPMTALAPVYTIGDQIIEAILLHQNVTKEQARKIAIDLLGRVGIPKPEERVDAYPFELSGGMRQRAMIAMAISSNPSLLIADEPTTALDVTIQAQILDLIKNLQKEMGMATMLITHNMGVIAEMADDVAVMYLGKIVESGPLNEIFYNPKHPYTVALLKSIPKVGEKVKGRLESIEGMVPDPYNLPTGCRFHPRCPSYMKGKCDKVEPPEIEITPGHKVSCFLYGGR encoded by the coding sequence ATGGGAGATAATGTTTTGTTAGAAGTTAAAAATCTTAGAACTTACTTTTTTCTTGACGAGGGTGTAGTTAAAGCTGTAGATGGGGTTAATTTTAAGATAGAAAAAGGCAAAACTTTTGGAGTGGTAGGTGAATCTGGATGTGGTAAGAGCATAACTGCTCAATCTATTTTAAGGATTCTTCCTCCACGGGGAGAAATCGTTGAAGGCGAAATTACACTTTACAGAGAAGATGGCTCTGTAGATTTGGTTAAACTTAATCCTAAAGGCCAAGAAATTAGGGATATAAGGGGTAAAGAGATTGCAATGGTATTTCAGGAACCAATGACTGCCCTTGCTCCTGTATATACCATAGGCGATCAGATAATAGAAGCCATCCTATTACATCAAAATGTTACAAAAGAGCAGGCGAGAAAAATAGCGATAGATTTGTTGGGAAGAGTAGGGATACCAAAACCAGAAGAAAGGGTAGATGCATATCCTTTTGAACTTTCAGGCGGAATGCGTCAGCGGGCAATGATAGCTATGGCTATATCCAGCAATCCAAGCCTCTTAATAGCAGATGAACCAACAACGGCTCTGGATGTTACTATACAAGCACAAATTTTAGACCTTATAAAGAATCTACAAAAAGAAATGGGAATGGCGACAATGTTGATTACCCATAATATGGGAGTAATAGCTGAAATGGCAGATGATGTAGCGGTCATGTATTTGGGAAAGATAGTTGAGAGCGGGCCGTTAAATGAGATTTTTTATAATCCAAAACATCCATACACTGTGGCATTGTTGAAATCCATACCTAAAGTAGGAGAGAAAGTTAAAGGGAGATTGGAGTCCATAGAGGGTATGGTGCCAGATCCCTATAATTTGCCTACGGGATGTAGATTTCATCCAAGGTGTCCCTCATATATGAAGGGCAAATGTGATAAAGTGGAACCGCCAGAGATAGAGATAACCCCAGGACATAAGGTCAGTTGCTTTTTATACGGAGGTAGATGA